A single genomic interval of Lewinellaceae bacterium harbors:
- a CDS encoding esterase family protein, with the protein MHREIHHWYSPNLNKEMPIVMYGHYGFSLLLLPTAAADYLEYERFLMIQSLKPHIEAGKVKVFSVNSINAESWLNNGMYPPHKAIRHNQFNEYVYNEVIPFIKSKTSYDTPIYVTGASLGALHSANLYFKRPDLIDGVIAMSGVYDLTTYTRGYWDEQVYFNSPVHYLPNLGDDYYLPKLQYANHIHILSGAGNYERPDASHQLSGILNSKGIPHELDIWGADMPHDWPTWRDMLPYYIASRF; encoded by the coding sequence ATGCACCGCGAGATACACCATTGGTACAGTCCGAATCTTAATAAGGAAATGCCCATTGTCATGTACGGGCATTATGGTTTTTCCCTATTGCTTTTACCCACTGCCGCCGCTGATTATCTGGAATACGAGCGATTTTTGATGATCCAGTCCTTAAAACCGCATATTGAAGCAGGCAAGGTCAAGGTCTTCTCCGTCAATAGCATCAATGCCGAGAGCTGGCTGAATAACGGCATGTATCCTCCCCATAAGGCAATTCGGCACAACCAGTTCAACGAGTACGTTTACAACGAGGTTATCCCGTTTATCAAATCGAAAACCAGTTACGATACACCCATCTATGTAACCGGCGCTTCCCTGGGTGCATTGCACTCTGCCAATTTGTATTTCAAACGTCCTGACCTCATCGACGGGGTGATTGCCATGAGTGGGGTATACGATCTTACGACCTATACGCGGGGTTACTGGGACGAGCAAGTTTATTTCAATTCACCGGTCCATTACCTTCCAAATCTCGGTGATGATTATTACTTACCCAAGTTGCAATATGCCAATCACATTCATATTCTCAGTGGCGCCGGAAATTATGAAAGACCAGATGCTTCACACCAGCTGTCCGGAATATTGAACAGCAAAGGAATTCCACACGAACTGGATATCTGGGGCGCAGACATGCCGCACGACTGGCCGACCTGGAGGGATATGTTGCCCTACTATATTGCCAGCAGATTTTAG
- a CDS encoding sigma-70 family RNA polymerase sigma factor: protein MRFGAFDQFYEATWSGLRGFLRTRGVPPDHLDDILQESYLRFLANPPRGNHFNQKKAYLYQIAMRIRLDEVRNAIRSVQDKGYEAIQELEPRVEAQLDWKYLLQYLSEKECNLLWLAYAEEFSHQEIGEIMGLQRGSIKVMLYRIKSKLKQYFE from the coding sequence ATGCGGTTTGGGGCATTCGATCAATTTTATGAAGCCACCTGGTCAGGACTGCGTGGCTTTTTACGTACCAGGGGAGTGCCTCCGGATCATTTGGATGATATCCTGCAGGAATCGTACTTACGATTTTTAGCGAACCCGCCGCGGGGAAATCATTTTAATCAAAAGAAAGCATACCTCTACCAGATAGCCATGCGGATCCGTCTTGACGAAGTGAGAAATGCCATCAGAAGCGTGCAGGACAAGGGATATGAAGCCATCCAGGAATTGGAGCCCCGGGTGGAGGCACAGCTGGACTGGAAATACCTGCTACAGTATTTGTCGGAGAAAGAATGTAATTTACTCTGGTTGGCTTATGCCGAAGAATTTTCTCACCAGGAAATTGGTGAGATTATGGGATTGCAACGGGGAAGTATCAAGGTTATGCTGTACCGTATCAAAAGCAAACTAAAACAATATTTCGAATGA
- a CDS encoding MFS transporter, with amino-acid sequence MLKIISGKIRRISRLAGSFLMRNVLLLLLMDFKKYGQLSLLFFLQFLLWGSWYVTLGTYAINTLHFNGQQVGIIYTCGALAATLSPLLSGMMADRLIPAEKLLAIMHLSGAVILGLLTQISSFLPFFLTLLLYSILYMPTHALTASLVLQQLSDTARYFPRIRVWGTIGWILAGLTISALAWERTVWPLYTAASISLGLGLYCLTLPHTPPQAAINQPKQRFLESLLDPAFTALFKDKYFLVFGICLILERIPSAFYYSFVNPFMEEIGISHTAAKMAYGQVSEILIMLVLPALLYRWGIRYVLFLGLLFWGLRYGFLILGLEFGQNGWIYLGLVVHGICFNFSNLSAQIYMDKRVPGHLRSTGQGFMTFATLGIGVTIGSPLAGWLVQSNTLPNGQHDWTQIWVYPFIFGVVVAIVFVSFFRVGPYGIKRQSQTSVPGQ; translated from the coding sequence ATGCTGAAAATTATTTCAGGTAAGATACGCAGAATATCGAGGTTGGCGGGCTCCTTCCTGATGCGAAATGTTTTACTACTTTTACTGATGGATTTCAAAAAGTACGGTCAGCTATCTTTATTGTTTTTCCTGCAATTTCTACTTTGGGGAAGCTGGTACGTCACACTGGGCACCTATGCCATCAATACCCTGCATTTTAATGGACAACAAGTCGGTATCATTTATACCTGTGGTGCATTGGCTGCCACTCTTTCCCCTTTGCTAAGTGGCATGATGGCCGACCGGCTTATTCCTGCCGAGAAACTGCTGGCCATTATGCATCTTTCCGGTGCCGTCATTCTGGGCCTGCTGACCCAAATCTCTTCTTTCCTGCCATTTTTCCTGACCTTGTTGCTGTACAGCATTTTGTATATGCCCACGCATGCTTTGACTGCATCGCTGGTCTTGCAGCAGCTCAGTGACACGGCGCGTTATTTTCCGCGCATCCGGGTATGGGGCACCATTGGATGGATCCTGGCAGGGCTTACCATATCCGCATTGGCCTGGGAGCGTACAGTATGGCCATTATACACGGCAGCCAGCATATCGCTGGGCTTAGGTCTGTATTGTCTTACGTTACCCCATACACCGCCGCAAGCCGCAATAAATCAGCCAAAACAGCGATTCCTGGAAAGCCTCCTGGATCCGGCATTCACGGCCTTATTCAAAGACAAGTATTTCCTGGTTTTTGGCATCTGCCTGATCCTTGAGCGTATCCCCAGCGCCTTTTATTACAGCTTTGTGAATCCCTTCATGGAAGAGATCGGGATCAGCCATACTGCCGCCAAGATGGCCTATGGACAAGTCTCCGAGATTCTGATCATGCTGGTTTTGCCAGCGCTCCTGTATCGATGGGGCATCCGCTATGTCCTGTTCCTTGGATTGCTTTTCTGGGGATTGCGCTATGGGTTTTTGATTTTGGGGCTGGAATTTGGCCAAAATGGCTGGATCTATTTAGGCCTGGTGGTCCATGGCATCTGTTTCAATTTCTCCAATCTCAGTGCACAGATCTATATGGATAAACGGGTGCCCGGTCATTTGCGAAGTACCGGACAGGGATTTATGACCTTTGCTACGCTGGGTATTGGGGTTACCATAGGATCGCCATTGGCAGGCTGGCTGGTTCAGTCCAATACCTTGCCCAACGGGCAGCATGACTGGACTCAAATCTGGGTCTATCCTTTTATTTTTGGCGTCGTGGTAGCCATCGTATTTGTCAGCTTTTTCAGGGTCGGTCCCTATGGGATCAAAAGGCAATCACAGACTTCCGTACCTGGACAATAG
- a CDS encoding D-aminoacylase — MKSAFLAFLMALTVTIFSGCSKPGVHYDILITNAMIYDGTGSPGYAGSVGIMGDTIAAVGELENATGTETVDAGGMAVSPGFVNMLSWATESLIADPRGMSDLLQGVTLVVMGEGWSMGPLSDTMKAQMQKDQGDIKFDVTWNTLGGYLQYLEDRGISPNVASFVGATTLRIHEIGFADRPPTPEELDRMKQMVRDAMEEGALGVGSSLIYAPAFYAKTDELIELCKAASPYGGRYITHMRSEGNKFVEAVDEVIKIAKEANIGAEIYHLKAGGSNNWPKMDVVIAKIDSARKAGIDIAANMYNYVAGATGLDASMPPWVQEGGYEAWAKRLQDPAIRKKVMAEMKTDAQDWENLYYATGDPNKVLLVGFKNDTLKKYTGKSVAEMATIRHTSPEEVIMDLVVQDGSRVGTVYFLMSEENVKKQLQLPYITFGSDAEAPATEGVFLKSSTHPRAYGNFARLLGKYVRDEKVIPLEDAIHKLTSMATDRLKIAKRGRLTPGNYADVVIFDPATIADHATFEKPHQYSTGVIDVWVNGKQVVSNGEHTGVTPGRFVKGPGYRK; from the coding sequence ATGAAATCAGCATTTCTGGCCTTCTTAATGGCTTTGACTGTGACCATTTTTTCAGGATGCAGTAAGCCCGGCGTTCACTATGACATACTTATTACCAATGCCATGATTTACGATGGCACCGGGTCTCCCGGATATGCGGGGAGTGTCGGAATTATGGGAGATACCATTGCGGCAGTGGGTGAACTGGAGAATGCAACAGGGACCGAAACCGTCGATGCCGGTGGAATGGCGGTAAGCCCCGGTTTTGTCAACATGCTGAGCTGGGCTACCGAATCGTTGATTGCTGACCCAAGAGGGATGAGTGACCTCCTGCAGGGTGTAACCCTGGTAGTCATGGGAGAAGGCTGGTCCATGGGCCCATTAAGTGATACCATGAAGGCGCAGATGCAAAAAGATCAGGGAGATATCAAATTTGATGTTACCTGGAATACGTTGGGAGGTTATCTGCAATACCTGGAAGACCGCGGTATCAGCCCCAATGTGGCTTCCTTTGTGGGTGCAACCACGCTGCGCATCCACGAAATTGGTTTTGCAGACCGCCCCCCCACGCCGGAAGAGCTGGACAGGATGAAGCAAATGGTTCGGGATGCCATGGAAGAGGGCGCTCTGGGTGTAGGCTCTTCATTGATCTATGCGCCGGCATTTTATGCAAAAACCGATGAATTGATCGAACTCTGCAAAGCGGCTTCACCGTACGGAGGTCGTTACATCACGCACATGCGCAGTGAAGGAAACAAGTTTGTTGAGGCGGTCGATGAAGTGATCAAGATTGCCAAAGAAGCAAACATCGGGGCGGAAATTTATCACCTGAAGGCGGGAGGCAGCAACAACTGGCCAAAAATGGATGTCGTCATAGCCAAAATTGACAGTGCCCGTAAGGCAGGGATTGATATAGCTGCCAATATGTATAATTATGTGGCCGGTGCTACCGGACTGGATGCCTCCATGCCGCCCTGGGTTCAGGAAGGCGGTTACGAAGCCTGGGCAAAACGGCTGCAGGATCCTGCCATTCGTAAAAAGGTGATGGCTGAAATGAAAACCGATGCCCAGGACTGGGAAAACCTTTACTACGCCACCGGAGACCCCAACAAAGTTTTACTGGTCGGATTTAAGAATGATACGCTGAAAAAATACACGGGCAAATCTGTTGCTGAGATGGCCACGATCCGGCATACCTCTCCGGAAGAAGTCATCATGGACCTGGTGGTCCAGGACGGCAGCAGGGTAGGGACCGTGTATTTCCTGATGTCGGAGGAAAACGTCAAAAAGCAACTGCAACTGCCATACATCACTTTCGGGTCGGATGCGGAAGCTCCTGCTACGGAAGGGGTATTCCTCAAATCCAGTACACACCCCAGAGCTTACGGCAACTTTGCCCGGTTGTTGGGTAAATATGTACGTGATGAAAAGGTCATTCCTCTGGAAGACGCCATTCACAAGCTCACCTCCATGGCAACAGATCGCCTGAAGATTGCTAAGCGGGGCAGGCTGACACCGGGTAACTATGCGGATGTGGTGATCTTTGATCCTGCCACTATTGCCGACCATGCGACTTTTGAAAAACCGCATCAGTATTCCACCGGCGTTATTGATGTATGGGTCAATGGAAAGCAGGTGGTGTCCAATGGTGAACATACAGGCGTGACGCCCGGCCGGTTTGTGAAAGGCCCGGGATATCGTAAATAA
- a CDS encoding helix-turn-helix transcriptional regulator, protein MLLFKLIVLRGPQRKIKDIVMDCGFDTRSYFNCVFKQKYGMTPKSFQKQIVQEQVQ, encoded by the coding sequence ATGCTCCTCTTTAAACTCATTGTATTGCGGGGCCCACAGCGAAAGATCAAGGATATCGTCATGGATTGTGGATTTGACACCCGCTCTTATTTTAACTGCGTTTTCAAACAGAAGTATGGGATGACCCCCAAATCTTTTCAAAAGCAAATTGTCCAGGAGCAGGTACAGTAA
- a CDS encoding TonB-dependent receptor plug domain-containing protein has protein sequence MKKAIFYLLVASLSFVFSCKAIKDMPEATPGPEQVSLAVEPGNSIPLDVQLQKVPGITVQGEGANARVRIRGSASFLGDSEPLFVVNGVPVYGGFRDVFSMVNTAQLKSINVLRNPADTGIYGTRGANGVVEIKY, from the coding sequence ATGAAAAAAGCAATCTTTTACCTCTTGGTGGCTTCCTTGTCATTTGTCTTTAGCTGCAAAGCCATCAAAGATATGCCGGAAGCTACTCCAGGACCCGAACAGGTAAGTCTCGCGGTAGAACCCGGCAATTCAATTCCCCTTGATGTTCAGTTACAAAAAGTACCCGGTATTACGGTGCAGGGCGAAGGCGCCAATGCACGAGTCCGGATACGGGGTTCGGCCAGTTTTTTGGGCGATAGCGAGCCCTTGTTTGTGGTGAATGGCGTACCCGTATACGGAGGTTTCCGGGATGTCTTTTCGATGGTCAATACCGCGCAACTGAAATCCATCAACGTGCTGCGAAATCCCGCAGATACCGGAATCTATGGCACCCGCGGCGCTAATGGTGTTGTTGAGATCAAGTATTAA
- a CDS encoding nucleoid-associated protein — MIDWSEAQFKQMAIHTVGNGSSGHPLILSGQTTRVDPDYYHLLTEHFLEPFRDRESYAFDFANGEVDLNAAYNLVRRIFEYPDHLLSISKDLAKHLYEAAVHPNIKDGDFCVVRFDQLVYEDEVTDAVVLCKSETQDTFLQFLQGEGISALQTQTGIPIRRLDKGCLIINTNVDSGYQVYIIDQANKSLEAQYWRKYFLNVAPRSDQFHQTAHLMQMTKSFISQNLGEERQIDKTDQVHFLNKSMDYLHTHDQVNVNDFTNEVFDDPLIQGVFAQFQSNYLAENQLEMEPVFDVSEKAVKKYARVFKSVLKLDKNFHIYIHGDRSLIEKGVDDDGRKYYKLYYQDEL, encoded by the coding sequence ATGATCGATTGGAGTGAAGCACAATTCAAACAAATGGCCATCCATACGGTGGGAAACGGATCTTCCGGACATCCATTGATTTTGTCAGGGCAGACGACCCGGGTCGATCCGGATTATTATCATTTGCTTACCGAGCATTTCCTGGAGCCATTCCGGGACAGGGAAAGTTACGCTTTTGACTTTGCCAATGGAGAGGTTGACCTGAATGCCGCCTACAATCTGGTCAGGCGTATCTTTGAATATCCGGATCACTTGCTGTCCATTTCAAAGGATCTGGCTAAGCATCTTTACGAAGCAGCCGTTCATCCCAATATCAAGGATGGTGATTTTTGCGTCGTACGGTTCGATCAGTTGGTCTATGAAGACGAAGTCACAGATGCGGTGGTGCTGTGCAAAAGTGAGACTCAGGATACCTTTCTGCAATTCCTGCAGGGTGAAGGGATAAGCGCCTTGCAAACTCAAACCGGCATTCCCATCCGCAGGCTGGATAAAGGGTGCCTGATTATCAATACCAATGTAGATTCAGGCTACCAGGTCTACATCATCGATCAGGCTAATAAATCACTGGAAGCACAGTACTGGCGGAAGTATTTCCTCAATGTCGCCCCAAGGTCGGACCAATTCCATCAGACGGCTCATCTGATGCAGATGACCAAATCTTTTATCAGTCAAAACCTAGGCGAAGAAAGACAAATCGATAAAACCGATCAGGTGCACTTTCTTAATAAATCCATGGACTATCTGCACACCCACGATCAGGTCAATGTAAATGATTTTACCAATGAGGTCTTCGATGATCCTTTAATCCAGGGTGTATTTGCACAATTTCAGTCCAACTACCTTGCAGAGAACCAACTTGAAATGGAGCCGGTCTTCGATGTCTCTGAAAAAGCCGTTAAGAAATACGCCCGAGTGTTCAAGAGTGTTCTGAAATTGGATAAAAACTTCCATATCTACATTCACGGTGATCGATCATTAATAGAAAAGGGCGTTGACGACGATGGAAGGAAATATTACAAACTCTATTATCAGGATGAGCTGTGA
- a CDS encoding glycoside hydrolase family 97 protein, with the protein MFRIFCLVTLLSALFTKAIGQPWMVSSPDQKIKVTITLTKGELQYTVQKDGKTWINASPIRLDIAEVPVDYTLNSAQTTSHDDKIIPVVHEKFASIRDQYNLLDLQFENSVGLEFRAYDRGVAWRWKSALDGTITILGEQVTYVFNNGDQVYYASEEGFYSHNERIFKKFALSQLSLDSLGSLPALVEQNSHYMHISESDLYNYPGLWLTGTNSGTLTGTFPHYPLQERQVRDRDIMVTEAANFLVKTPGTRTFPWRTILMEDHAAGLLTNTLIYQLNRPAEGDFSWVQPGKVQWDWWNALNTYGVDFESGVNTATYKHYIDFAAQNGIPYIILDEGWSPTTDVTVSVPEVNVPELAKYGQEKGVSLILWVLWNALDKDLDKAMTEYTRWGIKGIKVDFMQRNDAEMVNYYERIARATAAHHLLLDFHGCYKPTGFRHEFPNAMTREGVRGNEWSKWDNSKLTGPEHNLTLPFTRMVCGPMDYTPGAMLNAQLRDWSPSFSRPMSLGTRCHQLAMYVVFESPLQMLCDVPENYLRESESFAFLQQVPTTWEDTRVLDAAVGDYIVDARLGADGNWYVGAMTDWTPRELDVTLDFLDSGDYVLEYWADGINANRMAQDYKTGKMNVRKGDKLHLELAQGGGYVAVIRKK; encoded by the coding sequence ATGTTCCGGATATTTTGCTTGGTCACACTGCTATCTGCTCTCTTTACAAAAGCCATCGGTCAACCCTGGATGGTCAGTTCTCCCGATCAAAAAATCAAGGTAACCATAACCCTGACAAAAGGAGAGTTGCAGTATACAGTACAGAAAGATGGTAAAACGTGGATCAACGCTTCTCCCATCCGGTTGGATATTGCCGAGGTACCGGTGGATTATACCCTGAACTCCGCGCAAACGACCAGCCATGATGATAAGATCATTCCGGTAGTCCATGAGAAATTCGCCAGTATCCGTGACCAGTACAATTTACTGGATCTCCAGTTTGAAAATAGCGTGGGGCTGGAGTTTCGGGCGTATGACAGGGGAGTAGCCTGGCGTTGGAAATCGGCACTGGACGGGACCATCACAATCCTGGGCGAACAGGTAACCTATGTATTCAATAATGGAGACCAGGTTTATTATGCCAGTGAAGAAGGGTTTTATTCTCATAATGAACGCATATTCAAGAAGTTCGCATTATCTCAGTTATCGTTGGATAGTCTGGGCAGCTTACCCGCGCTGGTTGAGCAAAACAGCCATTACATGCATATAAGTGAGTCAGACCTGTACAACTATCCGGGTCTGTGGCTGACAGGCACCAATTCCGGTACACTTACTGGCACATTTCCCCATTACCCCCTGCAGGAGAGACAAGTTCGTGACCGGGATATCATGGTTACTGAAGCAGCCAATTTCCTGGTAAAAACACCAGGAACACGCACTTTTCCCTGGAGAACCATCCTGATGGAAGATCACGCTGCTGGACTGCTTACAAATACCCTCATCTATCAACTAAACCGCCCGGCGGAAGGGGATTTCAGCTGGGTGCAACCGGGTAAGGTCCAGTGGGATTGGTGGAATGCATTGAATACCTACGGTGTAGACTTTGAAAGCGGAGTGAACACGGCTACCTATAAGCACTATATTGATTTTGCGGCCCAAAACGGGATCCCATACATCATCCTGGATGAGGGCTGGTCGCCTACGACCGATGTAACAGTTTCCGTTCCGGAGGTGAATGTTCCGGAATTGGCGAAGTATGGCCAGGAAAAAGGCGTGAGCCTTATCCTGTGGGTATTGTGGAATGCACTGGACAAAGATCTGGATAAAGCGATGACGGAATATACCAGGTGGGGTATCAAAGGTATCAAAGTGGATTTCATGCAGCGTAACGACGCAGAAATGGTCAATTATTACGAGCGGATCGCCAGGGCCACCGCTGCTCATCACCTCCTGCTGGATTTCCACGGCTGCTATAAGCCAACTGGTTTTCGCCATGAATTCCCCAATGCGATGACTCGTGAAGGCGTGCGCGGAAACGAATGGAGCAAATGGGATAATTCCAAGTTGACAGGTCCCGAACATAATCTCACCTTACCGTTCACGAGGATGGTCTGCGGGCCTATGGATTATACACCGGGAGCCATGCTGAATGCCCAGCTGCGTGACTGGTCACCCAGCTTTAGCCGGCCGATGAGTTTGGGAACACGTTGTCATCAGCTGGCCATGTATGTTGTCTTTGAGAGCCCTCTGCAGATGTTGTGTGATGTCCCTGAAAATTATTTGCGGGAGTCTGAGTCTTTTGCATTTCTTCAACAGGTGCCGACGACCTGGGAAGATACCCGCGTACTTGACGCCGCCGTAGGCGATTACATCGTGGACGCCCGTCTTGGCGCGGATGGAAATTGGTATGTTGGGGCAATGACGGATTGGACACCCCGGGAGTTGGATGTAACACTTGATTTTCTGGACTCCGGCGATTATGTGCTGGAATACTGGGCAGATGGTATCAATGCAAACCGCATGGCCCAGGATTACAAAACCGGTAAAATGAACGTAAGAAAAGGGGATAAACTGCATTTGGAACTTGCGCAGGGGGGTGGTTACGTAGCAGTCATCCGCAAGAAATGA
- a CDS encoding carbon-nitrogen hydrolase family protein, which translates to MNNLSLILSYLLWAGLVSGQTSVRVAVAQIFCLDGDREGNFRRIENALEEATQQGADIVCFPEMSILGWVNPDAHQRSFPIPGSDSDRLSELARQYQVYVCIGLGEKENENLYDAVILISNEGKILAKHRKNNILSELMDPPYTPGNGVTVVDTKFGRIGLLICADSFLEDNLKAMRRQHPDLVLIPYGWAAEEKEWPQHGEELHKTIRNAAGKIASPIVGTDLVGMISHGPWTGQVYGGQSAVIDQNGVILGSCRDRDRQVLIVDIELNRH; encoded by the coding sequence ATGAACAATCTCTCTTTGATCCTGAGTTATTTGCTGTGGGCAGGTCTGGTATCCGGACAGACATCGGTACGGGTAGCGGTAGCCCAGATCTTTTGTTTGGATGGAGATCGGGAAGGTAATTTTCGCCGCATCGAAAATGCCTTGGAAGAGGCAACGCAGCAAGGGGCAGATATCGTTTGCTTCCCCGAAATGTCCATATTGGGCTGGGTCAATCCAGATGCGCATCAGCGTTCCTTTCCAATTCCTGGATCTGATTCCGATCGTTTGTCAGAATTAGCGCGGCAGTATCAGGTTTATGTATGCATCGGGTTGGGAGAAAAAGAAAATGAAAACCTCTATGATGCCGTCATTTTGATTTCCAATGAAGGCAAAATATTGGCCAAACACCGGAAGAACAACATCCTGAGTGAGTTGATGGATCCTCCTTATACACCCGGGAATGGCGTGACGGTGGTCGATACAAAGTTTGGAAGGATCGGATTGTTGATCTGTGCCGATTCTTTTCTGGAGGACAATCTAAAAGCGATGCGCAGACAGCATCCGGACCTGGTACTTATACCCTATGGTTGGGCTGCGGAAGAAAAGGAGTGGCCACAACATGGCGAAGAGTTGCATAAGACCATCCGCAATGCTGCCGGCAAGATCGCTAGTCCAATTGTGGGAACTGATTTGGTGGGCATGATTTCCCATGGTCCCTGGACAGGTCAGGTGTATGGAGGGCAAAGTGCTGTAATAGACCAGAATGGAGTGATATTGGGATCATGCCGGGATCGTGATCGTCAGGTTCTGATCGTAGATATTGAGCTCAATAGACACTGA
- a CDS encoding DEAD/DEAH box helicase yields the protein MQSFQSLGLREEILAALPAIGLHQPTAIQQEAIPHLITGMVDFIGLAQTGTGKTAAFGLPLIEQIQQQESTVQALIIVPTRELCLQIEQQLKSFTAMMPGIRTLAVYGGASIQGQLIGLKKKPHIVVATPGRLMDFMERKKISLESVRYVVLDEADEMLHMGFVDDINAILAQVPDERNIWLFSATMPAPIRQIVNQYMRDPIEVVIDQGQKTNQNIEHQYVLVQATDKTQALCRFLNADPMMRGIVFCRTKAGTQDLADYLSQQGYAVDSLHGDLTQKQREHVMKHFRTDKTHMVIATDVAARGIDVQDLQYVFHFDLPDDASYYTHRSGRTARAGKSGISLCLITPRELNRVKQLDRQLKLNLKRVRVPDANSIQEKFIENWAQSLWDEQPNLDQTLKEQALGWFYEMSKEDLIERIVSIHLKAMPPIRDNRDLNVEVQEAVKSANKKSKLYINAGKMDGLTKQSMLHLLTHQTGVGGKGIGHIEIRQKHSTIELSSADLETLIMELQGRSYNGRRLFPKEDNAKEPMPHSRKHIHKMKKSTKKKRNSKSSSH from the coding sequence TTGCAATCATTTCAATCCCTGGGTCTGCGTGAAGAAATTTTAGCCGCTCTTCCCGCCATCGGACTTCACCAACCTACGGCCATTCAGCAAGAAGCCATTCCACATCTGATCACCGGAATGGTTGATTTTATAGGTCTGGCTCAGACGGGCACCGGTAAAACGGCAGCATTTGGTTTGCCATTGATCGAACAGATCCAGCAGCAGGAAAGCACCGTGCAAGCCCTGATTATCGTTCCGACCCGGGAATTATGCCTGCAGATCGAACAGCAACTAAAGTCTTTTACCGCTATGATGCCTGGTATCCGGACATTGGCTGTGTATGGAGGGGCTTCTATCCAGGGGCAGTTGATTGGATTAAAGAAAAAACCGCACATCGTGGTAGCCACCCCGGGACGACTTATGGACTTCATGGAGCGCAAGAAGATCTCCCTGGAATCCGTCCGTTATGTCGTGCTGGACGAAGCAGATGAGATGCTGCATATGGGATTTGTGGATGACATCAACGCCATCCTTGCCCAGGTTCCGGATGAGCGGAACATATGGCTCTTCTCAGCGACGATGCCAGCACCCATCAGGCAGATTGTAAATCAGTACATGCGCGACCCGATTGAAGTGGTTATCGATCAGGGACAAAAGACCAATCAAAACATTGAGCACCAATATGTGCTGGTCCAGGCCACTGATAAGACCCAGGCTTTATGCCGGTTTCTGAATGCTGACCCGATGATGAGAGGTATCGTATTCTGCCGTACCAAGGCAGGTACCCAGGATCTGGCTGATTACCTGAGTCAGCAGGGGTACGCTGTGGACAGTTTGCATGGGGACCTGACTCAAAAGCAACGAGAGCATGTGATGAAGCATTTCCGGACCGATAAAACCCATATGGTAATTGCTACGGATGTGGCTGCCCGGGGTATTGATGTCCAGGACCTGCAATACGTTTTTCATTTTGACCTTCCCGATGACGCCTCGTATTATACCCACCGGAGTGGCCGGACGGCAAGGGCTGGAAAATCGGGAATATCTTTGTGTTTGATTACCCCGAGAGAGCTCAACCGCGTTAAACAGCTCGATCGCCAGTTGAAGTTGAACCTGAAGCGAGTGCGCGTACCGGATGCCAATTCTATTCAGGAGAAATTCATCGAAAATTGGGCTCAGTCGCTGTGGGATGAGCAACCTAATCTGGACCAGACACTCAAAGAGCAGGCGCTTGGCTGGTTTTATGAAATGTCCAAAGAGGATCTTATTGAGCGCATTGTGAGTATCCATCTGAAAGCCATGCCGCCTATCCGGGATAACCGGGATCTTAATGTTGAAGTTCAGGAAGCCGTCAAGTCTGCAAACAAGAAAAGTAAACTATACATCAACGCCGGTAAAATGGATGGCCTGACCAAACAGTCCATGTTGCACCTACTTACCCACCAAACCGGTGTAGGAGGCAAGGGAATCGGGCATATCGAAATAAGACAAAAGCATTCAACCATAGAGTTGTCTTCGGCAGATCTGGAGACCCTGATTATGGAACTTCAGGGCAGATCCTACAATGGCCGACGCCTCTTTCCCAAAGAGGATAACGCAAAAGAACCGATGCCGCATAGCCGGAAACACATCCATAAGATGAAGAAAAGCACCAAGAAAAAGCGGAATTCAAAGTCTTCTTCTCATTAG